A window of the Radiobacillus deserti genome harbors these coding sequences:
- the rimP gene encoding ribosome maturation factor RimP, with the protein MSAKVTEITEELVRPILMDLQLDLVDIEFEKEGKNWFLRVFVDKPGGVDIEECGQVSEQLSEKLDAEDPVTVPYFLEVSSPGAERPLKTVEDIKKNVDKNVHVKLYEKMDGEKEFEGVLKSFEEDVITLEIRIKSRKKEIQLPYDKVAKIRLAVTFN; encoded by the coding sequence TTGAGTGCAAAGGTAACAGAAATTACAGAAGAGTTAGTTCGACCGATTTTGATGGATTTACAACTAGATCTTGTAGACATTGAATTTGAAAAAGAAGGAAAGAACTGGTTTCTTCGAGTATTTGTCGATAAACCAGGTGGCGTAGACATCGAAGAATGCGGGCAAGTCTCTGAACAGTTAAGTGAAAAACTAGATGCAGAGGATCCGGTAACCGTCCCTTACTTTTTAGAGGTCTCATCACCAGGTGCTGAACGTCCTTTAAAAACAGTAGAAGACATAAAGAAAAATGTAGACAAAAACGTCCATGTAAAGCTTTATGAAAAAATGGATGGAGAAAAAGAATTTGAAGGGGTTTTAAAATCCTTTGAAGAAGATGTCATTACGCTTGAGATACGAATCAAAAGTCGTAAAAAAGAGATTCAGCTACCATATGATAAAGTAGCCAAAATACGACTGGCGGTTACTTTTAATTAA
- the nusA gene encoding transcription termination factor NusA produces the protein MSSELFDAIHYLEKEKGINKEVLMEALEAALISAYKKNFKSATNVRVDLNEQTGSMHVFARKEIVEEVLDPQQELSLEEAKSISPNYEVGDIVELEVTPKDFGRIAAQAAKQVVTQRVREAERGVIFSEYIDREEDVMTGIIQRKDPRFVYVNLGKIEARLPEGEQIPTEQYEVHDRIKVFVTKVENTNKGPQIFISRTHPGLLKRLFEMEVPEIYDGTVEIRSVAREAGDRSKISVYAADPEVDPVGSCVGQRGQRVQTIVNELNGEKIDIVEWSEDPVVYVSNALSPSKVVDVLVDEEAKATTVIVPDYQLSLAIGKRGQNARLAAKLTGWKIDIKSESEAREEGILTETNEVSESYSEVDEDLFE, from the coding sequence GTGAGCAGTGAGCTTTTTGATGCGATACATTATTTAGAAAAGGAAAAGGGAATCAATAAAGAGGTTCTCATGGAAGCGCTAGAGGCTGCTTTGATATCTGCTTACAAAAAGAACTTTAAATCTGCTACGAATGTTCGTGTAGATTTAAATGAACAAACAGGAAGTATGCATGTGTTTGCTAGAAAGGAAATTGTGGAGGAAGTACTAGATCCTCAACAAGAGTTGTCTCTCGAGGAAGCGAAATCCATTAGTCCTAACTATGAGGTTGGGGATATTGTGGAGCTTGAAGTTACACCAAAGGATTTTGGACGAATCGCAGCACAAGCAGCAAAGCAAGTCGTAACACAACGTGTTCGTGAAGCAGAACGTGGAGTTATTTTCAGTGAATATATCGATCGTGAAGAAGATGTCATGACTGGAATTATTCAACGGAAGGATCCACGCTTTGTCTATGTAAACCTAGGCAAAATTGAAGCTCGTCTCCCAGAAGGGGAGCAAATTCCTACTGAGCAATATGAAGTACATGACCGTATTAAAGTTTTTGTGACGAAGGTAGAAAACACGAATAAGGGACCACAAATTTTTATTTCACGAACTCATCCAGGTTTACTAAAGCGCTTGTTTGAAATGGAAGTACCGGAAATCTATGATGGTACTGTTGAAATCCGTTCTGTGGCTCGTGAGGCAGGAGATCGCTCTAAGATTTCAGTGTATGCTGCAGATCCAGAAGTTGATCCGGTTGGCTCCTGTGTTGGGCAACGTGGGCAACGTGTTCAAACGATTGTCAATGAGTTAAATGGTGAAAAAATTGACATAGTCGAGTGGTCAGAGGATCCTGTTGTCTATGTTTCTAATGCATTAAGCCCATCTAAGGTTGTAGATGTACTTGTAGACGAAGAAGCAAAAGCGACGACCGTTATTGTGCCGGACTACCAGTTATCGCTTGCAATCGGAAAGCGAGGCCAAAATGCTCGATTAGCGGCTAAATTAACCGGTTGGAAAATTGATATAAAGAGTGAATCAGAAGCGCGTGAAGAAGGCATTCTAACAGAAACAAATGAGGTTAGTGAATCTTATTCTGAAGTAGATGAAGATCTTTTCGAATAG
- the rnpM gene encoding RNase P modulator RnpM — MAGNRKVPLRKCVVTQEMKPKRELIRVVRNKEGEVFVDPTGKKNGRGAYISKDSATVDRAKKTGILSRHLNAEVPDSIYEQLIAVIEGKKIE, encoded by the coding sequence ATGGCAGGTAACAGAAAAGTTCCGTTAAGAAAATGTGTGGTAACACAAGAAATGAAGCCAAAAAGAGAACTAATACGAGTTGTTCGTAATAAAGAAGGGGAAGTTTTTGTGGATCCTACGGGAAAGAAGAATGGAAGAGGTGCCTATATCTCTAAAGATTCGGCTACCGTGGATCGTGCGAAAAAAACAGGTATTCTTAGCCGGCATTTAAATGCGGAAGTACCAGATTCTATTTACGAACAATTAATAGCTGTTATAGAAGGTAAGAAAATTGAGTAA
- a CDS encoding YlxQ family RNA-binding protein produces the protein MSKDYLNLLGLAYRAKKCTLGEESIIRDIQKNKAKLVLLANDIGQQTKKKMTDKCTFYKIPWRVVDNRDTLSHALGKSSGRVAVAILDEGFANKLTSLLDESIRG, from the coding sequence TTGAGTAAAGATTATCTGAATTTATTAGGGCTTGCTTATCGTGCCAAAAAGTGTACGTTGGGAGAGGAGTCTATCATTCGTGATATTCAGAAAAACAAGGCGAAGCTAGTGCTCTTGGCCAATGATATTGGACAACAAACAAAGAAGAAAATGACGGACAAATGTACGTTTTATAAGATTCCTTGGAGAGTTGTCGATAATCGAGATACTTTATCTCATGCCTTAGGAAAATCCTCAGGCAGAGTGGCTGTAGCAATACTAGATGAAGGGTTCGCCAATAAGTTAACATCGTTACTCGATGAATCTATTCGGGGGTGA
- the infB gene encoding translation initiation factor IF-2 encodes MSKMRVYEYAKEVNASSKQIINKLKELNVDVTNHMSTISDDTRVELDKVFKPSKQEEKPKQEKATTSSANQNKKKEAKPASKPAANPSNTDQNHKQKGKKKKNRNKGNQRNNDAAQSQNQKPQDTPGKITFSNTLTVDELAQKLNKEATELIKKLMFLGVMATKNQDLDEASIELICEEYGVEVEKVVELDETDLDNFKEEDKPEDLVERPAVVTIMGHVDHGKTTLLDSIRNTKVTEGEAGGITQHIGAYQIEENGKKITFLDTPGHAAFTSMRSRGAQVTDIAILVVAADDGVMPQTVEAINHAKAAEVPIIIAVNKMDKEGANPDRVMQELTEHGLVPEDWGGETIFVQLSAIKREGIDDLLEMILLVSEVEELKANPNRNATGTVIEAQLDKGRGSVATLLVQNGTLHVGDPIVVGNTFGRVRAMVNDLGRRVKTAGPSTPVEVTGLNDVPQAGDQFIVFDDEKKARQIGEARQQKQIEANRSDKVKVSLDDLFEQIKQGDVKEINLIVKADVQGSVEAMASSLEKIDVEGVKVRIIHTGVGAITESDIILASASNAIVIGFNVRPDVNAKKAAESEKVDVRLHRVIYKVIEEIESAMKGMLDPEFEEKVIGQAEVREIFKVSRIGTIAGSYVTDGKITRDSGVRVIRDGIVIYEGEIDTLKRFKDDVKEVAQGYECGITVEKFNDIKEGDVFEAYVMEEIKRV; translated from the coding sequence ATGAGTAAAATGCGCGTATATGAATATGCGAAAGAAGTTAATGCATCAAGTAAACAAATTATAAATAAATTAAAAGAATTAAATGTGGACGTGACGAATCACATGTCTACGATTTCTGATGATACAAGAGTAGAATTGGATAAAGTTTTTAAACCATCAAAGCAAGAGGAAAAGCCAAAGCAGGAAAAAGCAACAACTTCTTCAGCAAATCAGAATAAGAAGAAGGAAGCAAAACCAGCTTCAAAACCGGCTGCTAATCCTTCCAATACCGACCAGAACCATAAGCAAAAAGGCAAGAAGAAAAAGAACCGTAATAAAGGAAATCAAAGAAATAACGATGCGGCTCAAAGCCAAAACCAGAAGCCGCAAGATACACCTGGAAAAATTACGTTCTCAAATACTTTAACTGTGGATGAACTTGCTCAAAAGTTAAATAAAGAAGCAACAGAACTTATTAAGAAACTCATGTTTCTTGGGGTCATGGCGACGAAGAACCAAGATCTTGATGAAGCTTCTATTGAACTAATTTGTGAAGAATACGGTGTGGAAGTAGAGAAAGTTGTGGAACTGGATGAAACCGATCTGGATAACTTCAAAGAAGAGGATAAGCCGGAAGATCTAGTAGAACGTCCAGCAGTTGTTACTATTATGGGGCACGTTGACCATGGTAAAACAACACTGTTAGATTCCATTCGTAATACGAAAGTTACCGAAGGCGAAGCTGGCGGAATCACACAGCATATTGGAGCTTACCAAATCGAAGAAAACGGAAAGAAAATTACATTCCTCGATACGCCAGGTCACGCAGCCTTTACAAGTATGCGTTCACGCGGTGCACAAGTTACGGATATTGCAATTCTTGTGGTTGCTGCTGATGATGGGGTTATGCCACAAACGGTCGAAGCGATTAACCATGCGAAAGCCGCTGAGGTGCCAATTATTATAGCTGTAAACAAAATGGATAAAGAGGGTGCAAACCCTGACCGTGTAATGCAAGAACTTACAGAACACGGGCTAGTTCCAGAAGACTGGGGCGGAGAAACCATCTTCGTTCAACTTTCTGCTATTAAACGGGAAGGTATTGATGATTTATTAGAAATGATTCTACTTGTATCAGAAGTAGAGGAATTAAAAGCGAATCCAAATCGCAATGCAACTGGTACGGTAATCGAAGCACAATTAGATAAAGGCCGAGGATCTGTTGCCACATTACTTGTACAAAATGGAACGCTTCATGTCGGGGATCCAATTGTTGTTGGAAATACGTTCGGTCGAGTACGTGCTATGGTTAATGATTTAGGACGTAGAGTAAAAACAGCAGGTCCATCCACTCCTGTAGAGGTTACTGGATTAAATGACGTACCTCAAGCAGGTGACCAATTTATCGTTTTTGATGATGAGAAGAAAGCTCGCCAAATCGGGGAAGCTCGTCAGCAAAAACAAATTGAAGCGAACCGAAGTGATAAAGTAAAAGTAAGCCTTGATGATTTATTTGAACAAATTAAACAAGGTGATGTAAAAGAAATTAACTTGATTGTAAAAGCGGACGTTCAAGGTTCCGTGGAAGCAATGGCATCCTCTCTCGAAAAAATCGACGTAGAAGGTGTGAAGGTTCGTATTATTCACACTGGTGTTGGTGCTATTACAGAATCTGATATCATTTTAGCCTCTGCTTCTAACGCAATTGTAATTGGCTTCAATGTACGTCCAGATGTTAATGCAAAAAAAGCGGCGGAATCCGAAAAGGTAGATGTTCGTTTACACCGTGTTATATATAAAGTGATTGAAGAAATTGAATCTGCTATGAAAGGAATGCTTGATCCTGAGTTTGAAGAAAAAGTAATCGGTCAAGCAGAAGTACGTGAAATCTTTAAAGTATCTCGTATCGGTACAATTGCAGGTTCCTATGTAACAGATGGAAAAATCACTCGTGATTCAGGTGTTCGTGTTATCCGTGATGGTATCGTTATCTATGAAGGCGAAATTGATACGTTAAAACGTTTCAAGGATGATGTAAAAGAAGTCGCACAAGGTTATGAGTGTGGAATAACGGTGGAGAAGTTTAACGATATTAAAGAAGGTGACGTATTTGAAGCATACGTCATGGAAGAAATCAAACGAGTATGA
- a CDS encoding DUF503 domain-containing protein — MIAYAEVECHIYDTQSLKQKRSVLKRIIARLKKDYNIAVSEMDHQDLWQRTVLGLVTISSDRVTAERTIQQALAWIDSFPEIERATTNVEWL; from the coding sequence ATGATCGCATATGCCGAGGTAGAGTGTCATATTTACGACACTCAATCCTTGAAACAAAAGCGCTCTGTTCTAAAGCGAATCATAGCAAGATTAAAAAAGGATTATAATATAGCTGTAAGTGAAATGGACCATCAAGATCTGTGGCAGCGCACAGTTCTTGGATTGGTCACGATTTCATCGGATCGAGTCACAGCGGAAAGAACGATCCAGCAAGCACTAGCATGGATTGATTCGTTTCCAGAAATAGAACGAGCAACGACAAATGTTGAATGGCTTTAA
- the rbfA gene encoding 30S ribosome-binding factor RbfA: MSDLRATRVGEQMKKELGDIISRKIKDPRVGFVTVTDVEVTGDLQQAKVYISVLGENKQKQDTLVGLAKAKGFIRSEIGKRIRLRKTPELIFEFDEAIEQGNRIEHILRELNDNKE, translated from the coding sequence ATGAGTGATTTGCGTGCAACTAGAGTTGGAGAGCAAATGAAAAAAGAGCTTGGCGATATAATTAGTCGAAAGATTAAGGATCCAAGAGTCGGTTTTGTTACGGTAACGGATGTTGAGGTTACCGGAGATCTCCAACAAGCCAAAGTGTACATCTCTGTTTTAGGAGAGAATAAACAAAAACAAGATACACTTGTAGGACTTGCAAAAGCTAAAGGGTTTATCCGTTCCGAAATTGGAAAAAGGATTCGCCTTCGTAAAACACCAGAACTTATTTTTGAGTTTGACGAAGCGATTGAACAAGGAAATCGTATTGAGCATATCCTTCGCGAGTTAAACGACAATAAGGAATAG
- the truB gene encoding tRNA pseudouridine(55) synthase TruB, which translates to MDGILPLWKPKGWTSHDCVMKMRRLFGTKKVGHTGTLDPDVEGVLPICIGRATKIVPFLTDTKKTYEAELLLGFSTETEDSSGKLVERKGVTEPVSDERILQALRTFKGEIEQVPPMYSAVKVNGKKLYEYAREGKLVERPIRHVQIYDIQYKREQTSFDENNQTQRISLNIICSKGTYIRTLCVDIGKTLGFPAHMSHLVRTATGSFTTPDTCTIEECEEAVAAGEKEALLAPIQKGVDHLPVLEINKDEVEKILTGQKRKRPDNIVENKPFRVEYKGELLAIYQIHPDKTEEIKPVRVLKQGEM; encoded by the coding sequence GTGGATGGCATCTTACCATTATGGAAACCAAAGGGCTGGACTTCACATGATTGTGTTATGAAAATGAGAAGGCTTTTTGGAACAAAAAAAGTCGGACATACTGGAACATTAGACCCTGACGTGGAAGGTGTGCTGCCAATTTGTATTGGACGAGCAACAAAAATTGTTCCATTTCTAACGGATACAAAAAAAACATATGAAGCAGAGCTTTTACTAGGTTTTTCTACAGAAACGGAAGATAGTTCTGGTAAGCTGGTGGAGAGAAAAGGTGTGACAGAGCCTGTATCGGACGAACGTATTCTTCAAGCTTTACGCACCTTTAAAGGCGAAATCGAACAAGTGCCACCTATGTATTCGGCAGTCAAAGTGAATGGCAAAAAGCTATATGAATACGCGAGAGAAGGAAAATTAGTAGAGCGTCCTATTAGACATGTGCAAATCTATGACATACAGTATAAAAGGGAACAGACTTCTTTTGATGAAAACAATCAAACCCAGCGTATTTCCTTGAACATCATTTGTTCAAAAGGTACATACATACGAACACTATGTGTTGATATTGGAAAGACACTTGGTTTTCCCGCACATATGTCTCATCTTGTTCGTACAGCTACAGGCTCATTTACTACTCCAGATACATGTACCATCGAAGAATGTGAGGAAGCCGTTGCTGCTGGTGAAAAGGAAGCGTTACTGGCACCGATACAAAAAGGTGTTGACCATTTACCTGTTCTAGAAATAAACAAAGATGAAGTAGAAAAAATTTTGACAGGCCAAAAGCGGAAAAGACCTGATAATATTGTAGAGAATAAACCTTTTCGTGTGGAATACAAAGGTGAATTATTGGCTATATATCAAATACATCCAGACAAAACAGAAGAAATAAAACCTGTTCGTGTACTAAAACAGGGGGAAATGTAG
- a CDS encoding bifunctional riboflavin kinase/FAD synthetase yields MKTIRLSYPEVIDRSANPETVAAIGFFDGIHKGHQQLICTAVDTAKYRGMKSAVITFSPHPKVVLRKDHQVVRYLTPIKEKEAILEQMNVDFLYIIDFTKELSKVAPQDFINHYIKGLNIQHLVAGFDYSYGHMGKGSMATIEEHAAGDFTYTVIDKVEQNGEKVSSTRIRTLLEEGKIEEANDLLGRPLIARGIVVDGEKRGRQLGFPTANIRVSDDYLLPKTGVYAVTVVHNGKREKGMASLGYNPTFDTVHERPRIEVNIFDFNQEIYGQELVIEWRSFLRDEEKYDNIEDLIAQIHQDEEMSRKLLATTS; encoded by the coding sequence ATGAAGACGATAAGATTGTCCTATCCAGAGGTCATAGACCGTTCTGCAAATCCAGAGACGGTAGCTGCTATTGGTTTTTTTGATGGGATTCATAAAGGACATCAGCAATTAATTTGTACAGCTGTTGATACAGCAAAATACAGAGGGATGAAGAGTGCTGTCATTACTTTTTCCCCACATCCTAAGGTTGTTCTAAGAAAGGATCACCAGGTTGTAAGATACTTAACACCTATCAAGGAAAAAGAAGCAATTTTGGAACAGATGAATGTTGATTTTTTATATATCATTGACTTTACAAAAGAGTTGTCAAAAGTGGCTCCTCAGGATTTTATCAATCATTATATAAAAGGGCTTAACATTCAACATTTAGTAGCTGGATTTGATTATAGCTATGGACATATGGGGAAAGGCTCCATGGCTACTATAGAAGAGCATGCTGCAGGAGATTTTACCTATACAGTTATCGACAAGGTGGAGCAGAATGGGGAGAAGGTTAGCTCTACTAGAATCCGTACATTGCTAGAAGAAGGAAAAATCGAGGAAGCGAATGATTTATTAGGAAGACCACTCATTGCAAGAGGAATAGTTGTAGACGGGGAAAAAAGAGGACGTCAACTTGGCTTTCCAACAGCAAATATCCGGGTATCAGATGACTATTTGCTACCAAAAACAGGGGTCTATGCTGTGACAGTAGTACACAATGGAAAGCGAGAAAAAGGGATGGCTAGCCTTGGCTACAACCCAACCTTTGACACCGTTCATGAAAGACCTCGTATTGAAGTGAATATTTTTGATTTTAATCAAGAGATTTATGGGCAAGAATTAGTAATAGAGTGGCGCTCTTTCCTTCGTGATGAAGAAAAGTATGACAATATTGAGGATTTAATCGCACAAATCCATCAGGATGAGGAAATGAGTAGAAAGCTTCTAGCAACGACTTCATAG
- the rpsO gene encoding 30S ribosomal protein S15, with protein sequence MALTQERKNEIINEYKTHDNDTGSPEVQIAVLTEEITNLNEHLRVHKKDHHSRRGLLKMVGKRRNLLNYLRNKDVTRYRELIKKLGLRR encoded by the coding sequence ATGGCACTAACACAAGAACGTAAGAACGAGATTATCAATGAATACAAAACGCATGATAATGACACTGGTTCTCCAGAGGTTCAAATCGCTGTCCTTACAGAAGAGATTACTAACCTAAACGAGCATCTACGTGTTCATAAAAAAGATCATCACTCTCGTCGTGGTCTATTAAAAATGGTAGGGAAACGTCGTAACTTGTTAAACTACCTACGTAATAAAGACGTAACACGTTATCGCGAGTTAATTAAAAAACTTGGCTTACGTCGTTAA
- the pnp gene encoding polyribonucleotide nucleotidyltransferase — translation MAEDKKVFSTEISGRPFSVEIGELAKQANGACMVQYGDTSVLATATGSKEPKDLPFFPLTVNYEERLYAVGKIPGGFIKREGRPSEKAVLTSRLIDRPIRPLFPDGYRNEVQVISTVMSVDQDCPTEIAAMVGSSLALGISDIPFGGPIAGVIVGRVDGEFIINPTIEQEEKSDLHLTVAGTKDAINMVEAGAEEVPEEIMLEAIMFGHEEIKRLVAFQEEVIAAVGKEKMEVKLFELDDEIVNEVKEKAEASLVQAIQVQEKHAREDAINEAKKAIVEQYEEQEAEEDTLKQVNMVLDKMVKEEVRRLITKEKIRPDGRKIDEIRPLSSRIGVLPRTHGSGLFTRGQTQALSVCTLGALGDVQILDGLDLEESKRFMHHYNFPSFSVGETGPIRGPGRREIGHGALGERALEVVVPSEKDFPYTIRLVSEVLESNGSTSQASICASTLAMMDAGVPIKAPVAGIAMGLVKSGEDYTILTDIQGMEDFLGDMDFKVAGTEKGVTALQMDIKIEGLSREILEEALTQAKKGRMEILKHMLETIDAPKDELSKYAPKILTMHIKPDKIRDVIGPSGKQINKIIEDTGVKIDIEQDGTVFISSTEMEMNKKAQKIIEDIVREVEVGEMYLGTVKRIEKFGAFVELFKGKEGLVHISEMAEERINKVEDVVKLGDQIMVKVKEIDNQGRVNLSRKAVLKEEKEKQNS, via the coding sequence ATGGCAGAAGATAAGAAAGTGTTCTCCACGGAAATCTCTGGAAGACCTTTTTCCGTTGAAATTGGAGAGCTTGCAAAGCAAGCAAATGGCGCTTGCATGGTGCAATATGGAGATACTTCTGTATTAGCAACTGCAACAGGCTCTAAGGAGCCTAAAGATCTTCCCTTTTTTCCCTTAACTGTGAACTACGAAGAACGTTTGTATGCAGTTGGGAAAATTCCTGGTGGATTTATTAAAAGAGAAGGTCGTCCTAGTGAAAAAGCGGTATTAACATCGCGTCTAATTGATCGTCCAATTCGTCCGCTTTTCCCAGATGGGTACCGAAATGAAGTACAAGTTATTAGTACTGTCATGAGTGTGGATCAAGATTGCCCCACAGAAATTGCTGCAATGGTAGGTTCTTCTTTAGCTTTAGGGATTTCTGATATTCCGTTTGGGGGCCCAATTGCAGGTGTTATCGTTGGAAGAGTGGATGGAGAATTCATTATCAACCCAACCATTGAACAAGAAGAGAAAAGTGACCTTCACTTGACGGTTGCCGGAACAAAAGATGCGATTAACATGGTGGAAGCGGGAGCTGAAGAAGTTCCAGAAGAAATCATGCTCGAAGCAATTATGTTTGGTCATGAAGAAATCAAACGCTTAGTTGCTTTTCAAGAGGAAGTCATTGCAGCTGTTGGGAAAGAAAAGATGGAAGTAAAGCTGTTTGAACTAGATGATGAAATTGTGAATGAAGTAAAAGAAAAAGCAGAAGCTAGTTTAGTACAAGCTATACAAGTTCAAGAAAAACACGCAAGAGAAGATGCGATTAATGAAGCTAAAAAAGCGATCGTAGAACAATACGAAGAGCAAGAAGCAGAAGAGGATACACTTAAACAAGTGAACATGGTTTTAGACAAAATGGTCAAAGAAGAAGTTCGCCGTTTAATTACAAAGGAAAAAATTCGTCCAGATGGTCGTAAGATTGACGAAATTAGGCCTTTATCCTCTCGCATAGGTGTTTTACCTAGAACGCATGGCTCTGGATTATTCACACGTGGACAAACGCAAGCGTTAAGTGTTTGTACGTTAGGTGCACTAGGGGACGTACAAATCCTAGATGGTTTGGATTTAGAAGAATCTAAACGCTTTATGCATCATTACAATTTTCCATCCTTTAGTGTTGGAGAAACAGGACCAATTAGAGGACCAGGTCGTCGTGAAATCGGACATGGTGCATTAGGAGAACGTGCTTTAGAAGTAGTCGTACCTTCTGAGAAGGATTTTCCTTATACGATTCGCCTTGTGTCTGAAGTTCTAGAGTCAAACGGTTCTACATCTCAAGCGAGTATTTGTGCAAGCACATTAGCAATGATGGATGCGGGTGTCCCAATCAAGGCTCCAGTTGCTGGGATTGCAATGGGTCTTGTGAAGTCTGGTGAAGATTATACAATCCTCACTGATATTCAAGGGATGGAAGATTTCCTTGGAGATATGGATTTTAAAGTTGCTGGAACTGAAAAAGGGGTTACAGCTCTTCAAATGGATATCAAAATTGAAGGTCTATCTAGAGAAATTTTAGAAGAAGCGTTAACACAGGCGAAAAAAGGGCGTATGGAGATTCTGAAGCATATGCTTGAGACGATTGATGCACCAAAAGACGAGCTTTCTAAATACGCACCTAAAATTCTTACGATGCACATTAAGCCAGATAAAATTCGTGATGTGATTGGACCAAGTGGGAAACAAATTAATAAGATCATTGAAGACACTGGTGTAAAAATTGATATCGAGCAAGACGGAACGGTCTTTATTTCTTCAACAGAAATGGAAATGAACAAAAAGGCTCAAAAAATTATCGAAGACATTGTTCGTGAAGTAGAAGTTGGCGAAATGTATCTTGGTACAGTTAAACGTATTGAGAAGTTCGGTGCATTTGTAGAGCTATTTAAAGGAAAAGAAGGGCTTGTTCATATTTCAGAGATGGCAGAAGAAAGAATTAACAAAGTCGAGGATGTTGTCAAACTCGGAGATCAAATCATGGTGAAGGTTAAAGAAATCGACAACCAAGGACGTGTCAATCTTTCTCGTAAAGCTGTTTTAAAGGAAGAAAAGGAAAAACAAAATTCGTAA